The DNA window CGTCTACCACCGGCCAGCGGTTGCGGCGTGCATGGTAGATCATCCAGTTGTCCCACCCGGAACGGCCGATGGCGAAGGCGGGAAGATCGGCGAAGCACTGGCGCGGAAACACGAAGTAGTCACTTCCTCCGGCGGGGTGCAAGACGCCTTCACGAGCTACCCTGTCGCGCAAGACCCTCTGACCCGCCTCGCCTCCCTCCAGTAGATTCGCCACGCCCAGATCCCAGCGCTGGCCAACCATTAGGAAGTCGGCGCATTCTGCCTGCACCGCTCTTGCGGCTTCCACCAGGTCGGGCAGGAGCAGGATGTCGGCATTTACGTACGCCATGAGAGGCTGCGAACTTGCTGTCCGGGCGAGGTGGAAGATCGAATCGAGGCGAGGTGTCCCGTGGCTGTTCCGCTCGACACCTGAGATCCAGCGGACCTGCAGGCCATCCGCCGCCTCCGCCAATCCCGGTTCGTCCCCGACGACCAGGACATTGACCTCGGCCCCGAGACCCAGCCATGACCGAATGGCATTGCCTTGAATCAGGCTGATGTGCGGGTTCGTGAAGGGTTTAGGCGCACTGAAGATCGTGAGCATGATCCCTTTGAGAAACGCTTGTGAGGCAGTCACCCACTGAGGGCAGATTCACTCCGCGTCCATAAACGTCTTGTGAGCCACACTGGCGTTGATCGCCGTCAGTTCTGGCTGTTCCTCCACGAGCTTCAAGACCTCCTGCCAGGTGAAGTCGGTCCGGCCGGGGAAAGCAGCGTACACCCGGCGAACGAACTCCAGGTCTTCCGCGGTGTCAACGGTCCAACGAAGGTGGCCGAGATCCTGACTATGGTCGACCCGCAGAACCCGGAAGCGCCCGGGAGGCTCGTAGAGGTATGGCATGACGTGCTCTCGTTGGTAGGGCTCGGTCGCCTCGTTCCACGCCCGCTCGAGCGCATCGAAGGTTGCCACTTCGGTGTCAAGTCCGATTGGGAACGTACGGCCATTCGGCAGGCGGTTGGCGGCGAAATCCAGCGGGGGCTCGGCCTTCAGAAAGGCATCTAAGGTCAAGTCGATGACTGCCGGATCGATGAGGGGGCAGTCACCCGTGATCCGCACAACGACCTGCGCCTGGGCTTGCCGAGCTGCACTGTAGACCCGGTCCAGGACATCGTCTGCCCTGCCTCGGTAGCAGGCAACCCCCCACCCCCGGCAGGCTTCCGCCACCGCCTGATCCGGCGGCAGGTCGGTTGTCGCTACAATGACATCATCGACCTGTGCGGCCCGCGCCGATCGCTCAACCACCCGGACCAGCATGGGAGCACCAGCGATGTCCTCGAGCACTTTTCCTGGCAAGCGCTTTGAGCCCATGCGGGCTTGGATGACGACGACGATCCTAGGGCGCATTCCGCTTTGCCTGGCTGGTTACCAGTTGGTAGGCATCGACCAGCATGCGGCTGTTGCTGCTCCAGTCGGCACGAGCTTCGACGGTTGCCCTCCCCACCTTGCCCATCTCGCGGAGCCGATCGGCTGCGGCACATGCCCCGCGCAGTCCACTCGCCAGAGCCTGGGCGTCTCCGTCTGGAAAAAGCCAGCCATTGACAGAGGCAGCGACCCATTCTCGGTTTCCCAGGATCTCGGATGCCAGTACGGGCAAGCCGCAGGCCATGGCCTCCAGCAGAGTGACGGAGCTGCCATCGCTGTGTGAGGCGCTGACGTATAGGTCGGCGGCACGGTAGTAGTCAGGCAGTTTGGTCTCATCGATGACACCGGCGAAGTGCACGCGCGACTTCATGCCGGCCTTGGCAATCCTGCGCTCCAAAGGCCCGCGCTGACTCCCATCTGATAGCACGAGCAGCCTCAGTTTCGGTTCTTCGTCCGCAGCCCGCAGGAAGCCTTCAACGACAACG is part of the Anaerolineales bacterium genome and encodes:
- a CDS encoding glycosyltransferase family protein, producing MRPRIVVVIQARMGSKRLPGKVLEDIAGAPMLVRVVERSARAAQVDDVIVATTDLPPDQAVAEACRGWGVACYRGRADDVLDRVYSAARQAQAQVVVRITGDCPLIDPAVIDLTLDAFLKAEPPLDFAANRLPNGRTFPIGLDTEVATFDALERAWNEATEPYQREHVMPYLYEPPGRFRVLRVDHSQDLGHLRWTVDTAEDLEFVRRVYAAFPGRTDFTWQEVLKLVEEQPELTAINASVAHKTFMDAE